From the genome of Lentilactobacillus buchneri, one region includes:
- the yihA gene encoding ribosome biogenesis GTP-binding protein YihA/YsxC, producing the protein MEVHNVDLTISAVAEKQYPNTQFPEIALVGRSNVGKSSLTNVLINRNKFARTSSQPGKTQTLNFYNIEDKLYFVDVPGYGYAKASKASREKWGRMIETYLTKREQLRGVITLVDGRHAPTDDDVSMHNWLKYYNIPMLTVATKMDKISSGKWNKQESLIKKTLQLDAYEPLILFSALTKTGKNEIWRWIEGRMKR; encoded by the coding sequence ATGGAAGTTCACAACGTCGACCTTACGATTAGTGCTGTCGCAGAAAAACAATATCCAAATACACAATTTCCAGAAATAGCATTGGTAGGTCGGTCAAATGTTGGTAAATCTTCCCTGACCAATGTGTTGATCAATCGCAACAAATTTGCTCGGACGTCCAGTCAGCCGGGGAAAACTCAAACCCTGAATTTCTACAACATCGAAGATAAGCTGTACTTTGTGGATGTCCCTGGATACGGTTATGCAAAGGCATCCAAAGCCAGTCGGGAAAAATGGGGCCGCATGATTGAAACCTATTTAACCAAACGTGAACAGCTGCGGGGGGTCATTACCCTGGTTGATGGTCGCCATGCGCCAACTGACGACGATGTTTCGATGCATAATTGGTTGAAGTATTACAATATTCCAATGTTAACGGTTGCGACCAAAATGGATAAAATCTCCAGCGGGAAATGGAACAAGCAGGAATCATTGATCAAAAAGACACTGCAGTTGGATGCCTATGAACCACTCATTTTGTTCTCCGCTTTGACAAAAACGGGTAAAAACGAGATTTGGCGTTGGATTGAGGGGAGAATGAAACGATGA
- a CDS encoding nucleoside triphosphate pyrophosphohydrolase family protein has protein sequence MNFDDYQKAANRTLMGNEQVLTNCALGLTGESGEVADLIRKYTFQSKRLDHDELVKEMGDVLWYLSQISEWADIPFDEVATDNIKRLEKRYPEQSGGVNQVNI, from the coding sequence ATGAATTTTGATGACTATCAAAAGGCAGCCAATCGGACACTGATGGGTAACGAGCAGGTTTTAACTAACTGTGCACTGGGACTCACCGGAGAATCCGGTGAAGTTGCTGACTTAATTCGGAAATATACTTTTCAAAGCAAGAGGCTCGATCATGATGAATTGGTTAAGGAGATGGGGGACGTCTTGTGGTACCTGTCCCAAATCTCAGAGTGGGCCGACATTCCATTTGATGAGGTCGCTACCGACAACATCAAACGGCTCGAAAAACGTTATCCTGAGCAATCAGGTGGCGTTAATCAAGTGAATATTTAA
- a CDS encoding argininosuccinate synthase translates to MSENNKVILAYSGGLDTSVAIAWLKDKGYDVVACCINVGEGKDLDFIKQKALNVGAVKAYVIDALDEFADNYAAVALKANAMYEGSYPLISALSRPLISKTLVQIAHQEHAVAVAHGCTGKGNDQVRFEVAIHGLNPQLEVLSPVRDWHWSREQEIEYAKDHNIPIPIDLDSPYSIDANIWGRANEAGILEDPWQSAPEDAFAITNPIENTPDTPTEVEITFEKGIPTELNGKKMKFADIIQELNETAGENGVGRIDHIENRLVGIKSREVYEAPAATVLLKAHKELEDLTFERDLAHFKPTIEKQLSELVYNALWFSPLMDSIQAFIDKSQEVVNGVIKLQLFKGNVMVLGRKSDSSLYDKDLATYTSSDSFDQEAAKGFIKLWGLPTQVYQQVALKNKNAQFVQAVTKSQLKDKVTVHEHNSAHTGAKK, encoded by the coding sequence ATGTCAGAAAATAATAAAGTCATTTTAGCTTACTCCGGTGGCCTTGATACCTCCGTTGCAATTGCCTGGTTGAAAGACAAAGGTTACGATGTCGTCGCTTGCTGCATTAACGTTGGTGAAGGAAAAGATCTCGATTTCATCAAGCAAAAGGCACTGAACGTTGGTGCTGTTAAGGCTTACGTCATCGATGCCCTGGATGAATTTGCCGACAACTATGCTGCTGTGGCTCTGAAGGCCAACGCGATGTATGAAGGGTCATACCCGTTGATTTCAGCTTTGTCACGTCCTTTGATTTCTAAGACGTTGGTTCAAATTGCCCATCAAGAGCATGCCGTTGCCGTTGCCCATGGTTGTACCGGCAAAGGAAACGATCAAGTTCGTTTTGAAGTGGCCATCCACGGCCTCAATCCTCAGCTTGAAGTGTTGAGCCCAGTTCGTGATTGGCACTGGTCACGTGAGCAAGAGATTGAATACGCAAAGGATCACAATATTCCAATTCCAATTGATTTGGACTCACCATACTCAATTGATGCCAATATTTGGGGCCGTGCAAACGAAGCCGGTATTTTGGAAGATCCATGGCAAAGTGCCCCTGAAGATGCATTTGCAATTACCAATCCAATTGAAAATACGCCAGATACCCCCACTGAAGTTGAAATTACTTTTGAAAAGGGAATTCCAACTGAATTAAACGGCAAGAAAATGAAATTTGCTGACATTATCCAAGAACTCAATGAAACTGCCGGTGAAAATGGAGTTGGCCGAATTGACCATATTGAAAACCGTCTAGTCGGAATCAAATCTCGAGAAGTGTATGAAGCCCCGGCTGCAACGGTGCTGTTAAAAGCCCATAAAGAGCTGGAAGACTTAACATTTGAACGTGACTTGGCCCATTTCAAGCCAACTATTGAAAAACAACTGAGTGAACTTGTTTATAATGCACTGTGGTTCTCACCACTGATGGATTCAATTCAAGCATTCATTGATAAATCACAAGAGGTCGTTAACGGCGTCATTAAATTGCAACTGTTTAAAGGTAACGTGATGGTTCTTGGTCGCAAATCAGATTCTTCACTTTACGACAAGGATCTGGCAACTTACACTTCTTCTGATTCATTTGACCAAGAAGCTGCCAAGGGCTTCATCAAGCTTTGGGGACTGCCAACCCAGGTTTATCAACAAGTTGCCCTGAAAAATAAGAACGCACAGTTCGTTCAAGCAGTTACCAAGTCTCAGTTAAAGGACAAAGTGACGGTTCATGAACACAATTCTGCACATACAGGAGCTAAGAAATAA
- the argH gene encoding argininosuccinate lyase codes for MSTKKLWGGRFQEQAAQWVDQFGASISFDQLMADEDIEGSLAHVKMLGHTKILPTADVDQIVAGLNGLREDLHAGKLHFTVENEDIHMNIEALLTERIGSVAGKLHTARSRNDQVATDFHLYLKNRLPQVIDEITTLQKTLVEMAEKNVETIMPGYTHLQHAQPISYGHYLMAYYQMLKRDKERFAFNMKHTDIMPLGAAALAGTTFPIDREYTAKELDFGQIYPNSLDAVSDRDFALEFLSNSSILMMHLSRFCEEISMWVSHEFKYLELSDAYTTGSSIMPQKKNPDMAELIRGKSGRVYGHLIGLLSTMKSLPLAYNKDLQEDKEGTFDTVKTLLPSLKVFNGMLKTAKPNVERMKQATENDFSNATELADYLAAKGIPFREAHGIVGKLVLKGIETHQNLQDMSLEELQAASPKIQEDVYHDLKSEVAVERRHSYGGTGFDQVRLQIKNAKKELGE; via the coding sequence ATGAGTACTAAGAAACTATGGGGTGGTCGATTTCAAGAACAAGCAGCGCAATGGGTTGATCAATTTGGGGCCTCAATTTCGTTTGACCAGTTAATGGCCGATGAAGATATTGAGGGCTCACTTGCCCATGTCAAAATGCTTGGGCACACTAAAATTTTGCCAACGGCTGATGTCGACCAGATTGTCGCCGGCCTCAACGGACTCCGAGAGGACCTTCATGCAGGTAAATTGCATTTTACCGTTGAAAACGAAGACATTCACATGAATATCGAAGCTTTATTAACCGAGCGAATCGGATCCGTTGCCGGCAAGCTGCATACTGCCCGTTCACGAAACGATCAGGTTGCAACCGACTTTCATTTATACTTGAAGAATCGCTTGCCACAAGTCATCGATGAAATCACGACGTTGCAGAAAACGTTGGTTGAGATGGCTGAAAAAAATGTTGAGACCATTATGCCAGGCTATACCCATTTGCAACACGCCCAACCGATTTCATATGGTCACTATCTGATGGCCTATTATCAGATGCTCAAACGTGACAAGGAACGGTTTGCTTTCAATATGAAGCATACGGACATCATGCCTTTGGGCGCTGCCGCGCTTGCTGGGACGACTTTTCCCATTGATCGGGAATACACTGCCAAAGAGTTGGATTTCGGTCAAATTTATCCAAATTCCCTGGATGCTGTTTCCGACCGTGATTTTGCTTTGGAGTTTTTAAGCAACAGTTCAATTTTAATGATGCATCTGTCTCGTTTCTGTGAAGAAATCAGCATGTGGGTCAGCCACGAGTTTAAGTATCTGGAATTAAGCGATGCTTATACGACTGGCAGCTCGATTATGCCCCAAAAAAAGAATCCGGACATGGCTGAGTTAATCCGTGGTAAATCTGGTCGGGTATACGGCCACTTAATTGGCTTGTTGTCTACGATGAAGTCTTTACCCTTGGCCTATAATAAGGATCTTCAAGAGGACAAGGAGGGGACTTTTGATACGGTCAAAACCTTATTGCCTTCCTTAAAAGTGTTTAACGGGATGCTAAAAACCGCCAAACCCAACGTTGAGCGGATGAAGCAGGCCACTGAGAATGACTTTTCCAATGCCACAGAACTGGCTGATTATTTGGCTGCCAAGGGGATCCCCTTCCGTGAAGCCCACGGGATCGTTGGTAAACTGGTTTTAAAGGGCATTGAGACCCACCAGAACCTCCAAGACATGTCCTTAGAGGAACTACAGGCAGCTTCACCTAAAATCCAAGAGGACGTCTATCACGACCTTAAATCAGAGGTGGCAGTTGAACGTCGTCATTCATATGGCGGCACCGGATTTGACCAAGTGCGGCTACAGATCAAAAATGCCAAGAAGGAACTTGGCGAATAG
- a CDS encoding SPJ_0845 family protein, which translates to MALKVNRQNDMDAMFGKFAEMDPEDKKRDKFLKHDKKDKDKKRKNEEKPEKKKRWF; encoded by the coding sequence ATGGCATTAAAGGTCAATCGCCAAAACGACATGGATGCGATGTTCGGCAAGTTTGCCGAAATGGATCCGGAAGATAAAAAGCGTGATAAGTTCTTAAAACACGATAAAAAAGATAAAGATAAAAAACGCAAGAATGAAGAAAAACCGGAAAAGAAGAAGAGATGGTTCTAG
- a CDS encoding ABC transporter substrate-binding protein/permease, translating into MKKSLKAIIQTLIMIAAVFTLTTVFSNPASAADTSLQRVKQRGELIMVTSPDYPPYEFQVNKNGKDKIVGMDIDVAKKVAKDLHVKLVIKSMNFDSLLVAIQTGKADMAIGGINPTAARRQSVDFSKIYYSGGQSFLINSSDVNKYKSAKNLRGATIGAQTGTLQYGLAKKKIPNSTVKGMDKSTDLVLALKTHKIDALGIEKPSAEAYVKNDPSLKMISSGYHLNKNEIGAAIAFKKGSGSLVAAVNKSIDQIKKQNLTEQYLADAGKYMKVNTVNTSMFHYWKYFAKGVEYTILISIVSTFFGVLIGVILALMRFSKQKWLRGLAISYTEFIRGTPLMVQVLFVYFGIGVVVNIPALISGMIAVSLNSGAYVAEIIRGGINSVAKGQTEAAASLGLSKGDLMRFVILPQAFKNIWPALGNEFISLIKESSIVSIIGVTDLIYQLNIVRADTYRGVMPIFVAMLLYFIMTFALTRVLNHFEGKMKHAG; encoded by the coding sequence ATGAAGAAGAGTCTTAAAGCAATTATTCAGACATTGATTATGATTGCCGCTGTATTTACTTTAACCACAGTATTTTCAAATCCTGCCTCCGCTGCGGACACGTCACTGCAACGAGTTAAGCAGCGTGGGGAACTGATTATGGTTACCAGTCCCGATTATCCACCATACGAATTTCAGGTGAATAAAAATGGCAAGGATAAAATCGTTGGGATGGATATCGACGTTGCCAAAAAGGTGGCCAAAGATCTCCACGTCAAACTGGTGATTAAGAGCATGAACTTCGATTCATTGTTGGTGGCGATTCAAACCGGCAAGGCAGATATGGCAATTGGGGGTATTAACCCAACTGCAGCTCGTCGTCAAAGTGTTGATTTTTCAAAGATCTATTATTCAGGCGGCCAAAGTTTCTTGATTAATTCAAGCGATGTCAACAAATACAAGAGCGCCAAAAATTTGAGGGGTGCAACAATTGGTGCCCAGACCGGTACTTTGCAGTATGGTCTGGCCAAGAAAAAAATTCCCAATTCCACCGTTAAAGGGATGGACAAGTCAACCGACTTGGTACTGGCCCTCAAAACTCATAAGATTGATGCTTTGGGAATTGAAAAGCCCAGTGCCGAAGCTTATGTGAAAAATGATCCCAGCCTAAAAATGATTTCATCCGGGTATCATTTGAACAAAAATGAAATTGGCGCTGCGATTGCCTTTAAAAAAGGGTCCGGGAGTTTAGTTGCCGCCGTCAATAAGAGTATTGACCAGATTAAAAAACAGAACCTCACCGAACAGTACCTGGCTGACGCCGGCAAGTATATGAAGGTTAATACAGTAAATACCTCCATGTTCCATTATTGGAAGTATTTTGCCAAAGGGGTTGAGTACACAATCCTGATCTCGATTGTTTCGACGTTCTTTGGGGTCCTGATTGGCGTTATCCTGGCACTGATGCGTTTTTCCAAACAGAAATGGCTTCGGGGTCTGGCAATTAGTTACACCGAATTTATTCGAGGCACGCCATTAATGGTTCAAGTTTTATTCGTTTACTTTGGAATTGGGGTTGTCGTCAATATTCCAGCTTTGATTTCAGGGATGATTGCCGTATCACTGAATAGTGGCGCTTACGTTGCTGAAATTATCCGTGGCGGGATCAATTCGGTTGCCAAGGGCCAGACCGAGGCCGCTGCCAGCTTGGGCTTGTCAAAGGGTGACCTGATGCGTTTTGTTATTTTACCGCAAGCCTTTAAGAACATTTGGCCGGCTTTGGGGAATGAATTTATTTCCCTGATCAAGGAAAGCTCCATTGTTTCGATTATTGGGGTGACCGATTTGATCTATCAATTAAACATCGTTCGTGCGGATACGTATCGTGGTGTCATGCCGATTTTCGTCGCCATGCTGCTGTACTTCATCATGACGTTTGCATTGACCAGAGTCTTGAACCATTTTGAAGGGAAGATGAAACATGCAGGATAA
- a CDS encoding amino acid ABC transporter ATP-binding protein: protein MQDKKILEVNHLNKKFGDNEILKDINGTVKSGEVICVIGPSGAGKSTFLRCLNLLEKPTSGEVKFEGTDLTHVDEKQLINLRERMGMVFQSFNLFPNMTVIENLKLAPIRVKHMKDDEAQKIAMHLLDRVGLAEKADAYPSSLSGGQQQRVAIARALAMNPEVMLFDEPTSALDPEMVGEVLEVMNELAKEGMTMVVVTHEMGFAKEVADEVWFMADGYILERNKPEELFDNPQNERAKDFIGKIIQNV from the coding sequence ATGCAGGATAAGAAAATTCTTGAAGTAAATCATTTAAATAAAAAATTTGGTGACAATGAAATTCTTAAAGACATCAATGGGACCGTCAAATCCGGCGAAGTTATCTGCGTAATCGGTCCATCCGGTGCGGGTAAAAGTACCTTTTTACGTTGCCTGAATTTATTGGAAAAACCGACCTCCGGTGAAGTGAAGTTTGAAGGAACCGATCTGACTCATGTTGATGAAAAACAGTTGATCAACTTGCGTGAGCGAATGGGAATGGTATTTCAAAGCTTCAATTTATTCCCCAATATGACGGTGATTGAGAATCTGAAGTTGGCACCAATTCGGGTTAAACACATGAAGGATGATGAAGCCCAAAAGATCGCCATGCACCTCTTGGATCGGGTCGGATTAGCTGAAAAGGCCGACGCCTATCCAAGCAGTCTTTCAGGCGGTCAGCAACAACGGGTGGCAATTGCCCGGGCATTGGCGATGAATCCGGAAGTGATGTTGTTTGATGAACCAACCAGTGCCTTGGATCCCGAAATGGTCGGTGAAGTTCTTGAAGTCATGAACGAGTTGGCGAAAGAAGGGATGACGATGGTTGTTGTGACCCACGAAATGGGATTTGCCAAAGAGGTTGCCGACGAGGTTTGGTTTATGGCCGACGGCTACATTTTGGAACGAAATAAACCCGAGGAGTTGTTTGACAATCCGCAAAATGAGCGGGCCAAAGACTTTATCGGAAAGATTATTCAAAATGTATGA
- the uvrC gene encoding excinuclease ABC subunit UvrC gives MASEYIEHKLALLPDMPGCYLMKDINGKIIYVGKAKNLKNRVRSYFKSSHEGKTARLVSEIADFEYIVVSSDKEAFLLEITLIQKHRPYFNIKLKQGNGGYPYIKITNERDPQIKIVNTLLKDGGFYFGPYPNVYAAEETVNFLQKVYPLRRCNGFQNRPCLYYHMGQCLGACFKVVPEETYAKQIKRIKSFLNGNVSHAKQMLTTRMEKAAAKMEYERAAEIRDLIKYIEITVEKQKIISTDNTPRDIFNYYMDKGWLSIQVFFIRQSRLMKREKRLFPIIDDPEEEMVSFISQFYKQKNQILPKEILVPKSLPTDVISHVVEDVPVRTPQRGQKRDLLEMAGKNAQMVLEEKFRLLELDESKTTGAMKELTDAMGIAPGHKIEAFDHSHIQGADLVSAMVVFVDGQPNKNLYRKYKLKTVDHADEAASTKEVIRRRYTRLLKEHAEMPDLILMDGGVIQMNAVKDVLVNELGLNIPVGGMVKNTHHQTADLLFGDNDTPLQLDPKSQGFYLLQRIQDEVHRFAITYHHKVHTKNSLSSRLDSIAGVGPKTRNKLLRKFGSLRKISNAPIEELRQLGISETVAQTIKFSLSKIDEERKVTNYQDKKLTH, from the coding sequence TTGGCGAGTGAATATATCGAACATAAATTGGCTTTACTGCCTGACATGCCTGGCTGTTACCTGATGAAGGACATTAACGGCAAGATTATTTATGTTGGAAAAGCCAAAAACTTAAAGAACCGGGTTCGTTCTTATTTTAAGAGCAGCCATGAAGGCAAAACTGCCCGGTTGGTCTCCGAAATTGCCGACTTCGAATACATTGTGGTTTCGAGTGACAAAGAAGCTTTTCTGCTTGAAATCACCTTGATTCAAAAGCATCGGCCATACTTCAACATCAAATTAAAACAGGGAAACGGTGGGTACCCCTACATTAAGATTACGAATGAACGGGACCCTCAGATTAAAATCGTCAATACGTTACTCAAAGATGGCGGTTTTTATTTTGGCCCTTATCCAAACGTCTATGCTGCTGAAGAGACGGTTAACTTTCTGCAGAAGGTCTATCCATTGCGCCGCTGCAACGGATTTCAGAATCGGCCCTGCCTGTATTATCATATGGGACAGTGCCTCGGGGCTTGCTTTAAAGTGGTTCCGGAAGAAACGTACGCCAAGCAGATTAAACGGATTAAGTCGTTTCTGAATGGCAATGTGTCTCACGCCAAGCAGATGCTGACGACTAGAATGGAAAAAGCAGCTGCCAAGATGGAGTATGAACGGGCCGCAGAAATTCGAGATCTGATCAAGTACATTGAAATTACCGTTGAGAAACAGAAAATTATTTCGACCGATAATACGCCTCGCGATATTTTTAATTACTATATGGATAAAGGCTGGCTCTCGATTCAGGTTTTCTTCATCCGTCAATCACGATTGATGAAACGTGAGAAACGTCTCTTTCCGATCATTGATGATCCTGAAGAAGAAATGGTCAGTTTTATCTCACAATTTTATAAGCAGAAAAATCAGATTCTGCCTAAGGAGATTCTGGTGCCCAAATCACTGCCAACAGATGTGATTAGTCACGTGGTTGAAGATGTTCCCGTTAGAACCCCCCAGAGAGGGCAGAAACGCGATCTATTGGAGATGGCTGGTAAGAATGCCCAGATGGTCCTAGAGGAGAAATTCCGCCTGTTAGAGCTTGATGAGAGCAAGACGACCGGGGCCATGAAAGAACTCACTGATGCAATGGGAATTGCGCCGGGGCACAAAATTGAAGCATTTGACCATTCTCATATTCAAGGAGCCGATCTGGTCTCTGCAATGGTGGTCTTTGTTGATGGTCAGCCCAATAAGAATTTATACCGAAAGTACAAATTAAAGACCGTCGATCACGCAGATGAAGCCGCCAGCACCAAAGAAGTCATCCGCCGGCGGTATACCCGACTGCTCAAAGAGCACGCTGAGATGCCGGACTTAATTTTAATGGATGGCGGGGTCATCCAGATGAACGCCGTCAAGGATGTCCTGGTCAATGAACTTGGATTGAATATTCCGGTTGGTGGGATGGTTAAGAATACGCATCACCAAACTGCCGATTTGCTTTTTGGTGATAATGACACGCCACTGCAGTTGGATCCCAAGAGTCAGGGCTTTTATCTGCTGCAGCGAATTCAAGATGAGGTCCATCGATTTGCGATTACCTATCATCATAAAGTTCATACAAAGAACTCATTGAGTTCCAGGTTGGATTCGATTGCCGGTGTTGGTCCCAAGACACGGAACAAACTTCTCCGGAAATTCGGATCGCTGAGGAAAATTTCAAATGCCCCAATTGAGGAATTGCGTCAATTAGGGATTTCAGAGACTGTGGCGCAAACAATCAAGTTCTCATTGAGTAAGATTGATGAAGAACGAAAAGTGACCAATTATCAAGATAAAAAATTGACGCATTAA
- the obgE gene encoding GTPase ObgE: MFVDQVKINVKAGNGGNGMVAFRREKYVPNGGPAGGDGGRGGNVIFKVDSGMNTLMDFRYHRKFKAKNGGNGANKSMTGRSADDLVIPVPEGTTVTNTVTGEVIGDLVKPDQELVVAKAGRGGRGNIHFASPTNPAPEIAENGEPGQEVSLSLELKVLADVGLVGFPSAGKSTLLSVITSAKPKIAGYHFTTLVPNLGMVRLDDGRDFAVADLPGLVEGASNGVGLGFQFLRHVERTRVILHLVDMSGLEGRDPFEDYLAINKELEQYDERILKRPQIIVATKMDLPDSADNLQIFKQQLAEHSDADKTREIFPISSVTHTGLTELVRRTADLLDTTKLSDMEQPAETTKEYAYQPAETSDFHIEYDKEYESWVISGDKIEKLFKMTDTEHDQSMLRFARQMHGMGIDDALRKAGAKDGDTVTVLDFSFTYVE, encoded by the coding sequence ATGTTTGTTGATCAAGTAAAGATTAATGTAAAAGCTGGAAACGGCGGAAATGGCATGGTTGCCTTCCGACGGGAAAAATATGTTCCAAATGGCGGCCCTGCCGGAGGTGACGGTGGTCGCGGTGGCAATGTCATCTTTAAGGTGGATTCTGGTATGAACACCTTGATGGACTTTCGATACCACCGAAAGTTTAAAGCCAAGAATGGCGGGAACGGCGCCAACAAATCAATGACCGGCCGAAGTGCCGACGATTTGGTCATTCCTGTTCCCGAGGGAACGACGGTTACCAATACCGTTACGGGCGAAGTCATTGGCGATCTGGTTAAGCCGGATCAAGAATTAGTGGTTGCCAAAGCCGGCCGCGGCGGGCGTGGAAACATTCATTTTGCCAGCCCGACTAATCCAGCCCCGGAAATTGCTGAAAACGGTGAACCGGGTCAGGAAGTGTCTTTGAGCCTCGAATTAAAGGTGCTCGCAGATGTCGGCCTGGTTGGATTTCCGTCCGCCGGTAAATCGACGCTGTTATCGGTTATCACTAGCGCCAAGCCAAAGATTGCCGGGTATCATTTTACAACCTTGGTTCCTAACCTTGGCATGGTGAGATTAGATGACGGCCGTGATTTTGCAGTTGCCGATTTACCCGGGTTGGTTGAGGGTGCTTCGAATGGTGTTGGACTTGGATTCCAATTCCTACGTCATGTCGAGCGAACCAGAGTCATTCTTCATTTGGTAGATATGTCAGGTCTTGAGGGCCGTGACCCATTTGAGGATTATTTGGCAATTAATAAAGAACTGGAACAATATGACGAGCGCATTTTGAAACGACCACAAATTATTGTCGCTACGAAGATGGACTTACCCGATTCTGCCGATAATCTTCAAATCTTCAAGCAGCAGTTGGCCGAGCATTCAGATGCAGATAAGACGCGAGAGATCTTTCCGATTTCTTCAGTGACCCATACGGGATTAACCGAACTGGTTCGACGAACGGCTGACTTGCTTGATACAACCAAGCTTTCAGACATGGAGCAGCCAGCGGAAACGACCAAGGAGTACGCTTACCAACCGGCTGAGACCAGCGATTTCCATATTGAATACGATAAAGAATATGAGTCATGGGTTATCTCCGGTGATAAAATCGAGAAATTATTCAAGATGACTGATACCGAACATGATCAAAGTATGTTACGATTTGCGCGACAAATGCATGGAATGGGAATTGATGATGCCTTGCGGAAGGCAGGGGCCAAAGATGGTGACACGGTTACTGTTTTGGACTTCTCATTCACATACGTTGAGTAG